From the genome of Nocardia sp. NBC_01503, one region includes:
- the rraA gene encoding ribonuclease E activity regulator RraA: MTESANFVATADLADEIGPEIRSCDTQFIQFGGREAFAGRIVTIRCFQDNLLVKQTLGEPGEGRVLVVDGGASIHTALVGDIIAGRGVDNGWSGVIVNGAVRDSAILRTLDIGVKALGTNPRKSTQTGSGEKDVPVEFGGVKFVPGDMVYSDHDGVVVRAED, encoded by the coding sequence GTGACCGAATCAGCAAACTTCGTCGCGACTGCCGACCTGGCCGATGAGATCGGCCCCGAGATCCGCAGCTGCGATACCCAGTTCATTCAATTCGGCGGCCGGGAAGCCTTCGCGGGCCGCATCGTGACCATTCGCTGCTTCCAGGACAACCTGCTGGTGAAGCAGACCCTCGGCGAACCCGGCGAGGGCCGGGTCCTGGTCGTGGACGGCGGGGCGAGCATTCACACCGCGCTGGTCGGCGACATCATCGCGGGCCGCGGTGTGGACAACGGCTGGTCCGGCGTGATCGTCAATGGGGCGGTGCGGGATTCGGCGATCCTGCGCACCCTCGATATCGGCGTCAAGGCGCTGGGCACCAACCCGCGCAAGAGCACCCAGACCGGATCCGGTGAGAAGGATGTGCCGGTCGAGTTCGGTGGCGTGAAGTTCGTCCCCGGCGACATGGTCTACAGCGACCACGACGGGGTCGTCGTCCGCGCCGAGGATTAG
- a CDS encoding RNA-binding S4 domain-containing protein gives MSDPVDVPIEDDVIRLGQFLKLANLIDSGSEAKQVIAEGLVRVNDEVELRRGRQLSAGDVITLAGHKVRVANG, from the coding sequence ATGTCGGATCCAGTCGATGTGCCGATCGAAGACGATGTCATTCGGCTCGGCCAATTCCTGAAGCTGGCGAACCTCATCGATTCCGGTTCGGAAGCCAAACAAGTCATCGCCGAGGGCCTCGTGCGGGTGAATGACGAGGTGGAGCTACGCCGCGGGCGGCAGCTCAGCGCCGGGGACGTCATTACGCTCGCCGGTCACAAGGTCCGCGTCGCCAACGGCTGA
- the lysX gene encoding bifunctional lysylphosphatidylglycerol synthetase/lysine--tRNA ligase LysX, giving the protein MGERNIHTGAVTSTQDRQHRELEHRPDAPTPEVPHRGHGRLREVPHVAGLVLGVFAVLCAMWSISPGLRYLTSGLRHYVDTYYFDAPDTSLVWALVVGLLAGATASRKRIAWWLLFGYMAAYALANALDFAAESDLNALVALVIHLGVMTVLIASWSEFYTRVRSGTILRSLGVLFGGLALGCVVGWGLVELFPGSLPPDEQRPLWAVYRVTAAILVSNEDFDGHPPHLVNLLLGLFGAIALLAAVMVLFRSQRASNALTGLDESAIRGLIERSDVEDSLGYFATRRDKAVVFAPSGKAAVTYRVELGVCLASGDPIGKKEAWPHAIDAWLRLADQYGWAPAVMGASELGATAYRRAGLSALRLGDEAILETRTFSLAGAEMKQVRQAVNRLAKQGITVRVRRHKEIAAEEMAEVTERAEAWRDTETERGFSMALDRLGDPLDGDCLLVEAIDSNERVLGMLSLVPWGRTGVSLDLMRRDRRSPNGVMELMISKLALTSDQYGITRISLNFAVFRAVFEEGSRIGAGPVLRLWRSVLMFFSRWYQLEALYRSNVKYQPDWVPRFSLFEERRQLPRVAIASALAEGFLPRIGKEQNATAHTGLRSSVPDTMTGLHADGSMPDLPPEELDETGPRRPEQVRVRMDKLRKLTESGVDAYPVAYPPTHTVAAARRSPQGTTVRVCGRLLRIRDYGGVSFALLRDWSGEIQLVIDRGRVGAERSADFDEFFDLGDLIEVSGQIGRSRSGELSLLAADWRMIGKCLHPLPDKWKGLADPEARVRQRYVDMAINTDIREVMAKRSAVVRSLRDTLHGWGFLEVETPVLQQVHGGANATPFTTHINAYDLDLYLRIAPELYLKRLCVGGMEKVFELGRVFRNEGVDYSHNPEFTILEAYEAHSDYERMMHACRQLIQEAALAANGKMVAMRPGPDGTLTEVDISGEWPVKTVHGAVSDKLGETISPETDIERLRLLCDKAGVPWQLGWDAGQLVLEMYEHLVESSTEEPTFYIDFPTSVSPLTRAHRHIAGVTERWDLVAWGVELGTAYSELTDPVEQRKRLTEQSMLAAGGDPEAMELDEDFLQALEHAMPPTGGLGVGVDRVIMLITGRSIRETLPFPLVKPRTG; this is encoded by the coding sequence ATGGGCGAGCGCAACATACACACTGGTGCGGTGACTTCGACGCAGGACCGGCAGCACCGGGAACTCGAACACAGACCCGACGCGCCAACGCCCGAGGTGCCGCACCGCGGCCACGGGCGACTCCGGGAAGTCCCGCACGTCGCGGGGCTGGTCCTGGGTGTCTTCGCGGTCCTGTGCGCCATGTGGAGTATTTCGCCCGGCCTGCGGTATCTGACCTCGGGCCTGCGGCACTACGTCGACACCTATTACTTCGACGCGCCCGACACCTCGCTGGTGTGGGCGCTGGTGGTCGGCCTGCTCGCGGGCGCGACCGCCAGCCGCAAGCGCATCGCCTGGTGGCTACTGTTCGGCTATATGGCGGCGTACGCGCTGGCCAATGCCCTGGACTTCGCCGCCGAGAGCGATCTCAACGCGCTCGTCGCCCTGGTCATCCACCTCGGCGTCATGACCGTGCTGATCGCCTCCTGGTCCGAGTTCTACACCCGGGTTCGCAGCGGCACCATTCTGCGCTCGCTCGGTGTGCTGTTCGGCGGTCTGGCGCTCGGCTGTGTGGTCGGCTGGGGTCTGGTGGAGTTGTTCCCCGGCAGCCTGCCCCCGGACGAGCAGCGGCCGCTGTGGGCCGTCTACCGGGTGACCGCCGCCATCCTGGTCAGCAATGAGGACTTCGACGGGCATCCGCCGCATCTGGTGAACCTGCTGCTCGGCCTGTTCGGCGCGATCGCGCTGCTCGCCGCGGTGATGGTGCTGTTCCGGTCGCAACGGGCCTCCAACGCACTCACCGGACTGGACGAATCCGCCATCCGCGGGCTCATCGAACGCTCCGATGTGGAGGATTCGCTCGGCTACTTCGCGACCCGCCGCGACAAGGCCGTGGTCTTCGCGCCCAGCGGTAAGGCCGCGGTCACCTATCGCGTGGAGCTCGGCGTCTGCCTGGCCTCCGGTGATCCCATCGGCAAGAAGGAAGCCTGGCCGCACGCCATCGACGCCTGGCTGCGGCTGGCCGACCAATACGGTTGGGCGCCCGCGGTCATGGGTGCGAGCGAGCTCGGCGCGACCGCCTATCGCCGTGCCGGACTCTCCGCGCTGCGCCTGGGCGACGAGGCCATTCTGGAGACCCGCACCTTCTCCCTCGCGGGCGCGGAGATGAAACAGGTCCGCCAGGCCGTCAACCGACTTGCCAAGCAGGGCATCACCGTTCGCGTGCGACGGCATAAGGAGATCGCCGCCGAGGAGATGGCCGAGGTCACCGAGCGCGCCGAAGCCTGGCGCGATACCGAGACCGAACGCGGCTTCTCCATGGCCCTGGACCGGCTCGGCGATCCACTCGACGGCGACTGCCTGCTGGTCGAGGCCATCGACTCGAACGAGCGCGTCCTGGGCATGCTGTCGCTGGTGCCGTGGGGCCGCACCGGCGTCTCCCTGGATCTGATGCGCCGCGATCGCCGCAGCCCCAACGGCGTCATGGAGTTGATGATCTCCAAACTGGCGCTCACCTCCGACCAGTACGGCATCACCCGAATCTCGTTGAACTTCGCGGTCTTCCGCGCGGTCTTCGAGGAGGGCAGCCGGATCGGCGCGGGACCCGTACTGCGCCTGTGGCGTTCGGTGCTCATGTTCTTCTCGCGCTGGTATCAGCTCGAGGCGCTGTACCGCTCGAATGTGAAGTACCAGCCGGATTGGGTGCCGCGCTTCTCGCTCTTCGAGGAGCGCCGGCAGCTGCCGCGCGTGGCCATCGCGAGCGCGCTCGCCGAGGGCTTCCTGCCGCGAATCGGCAAGGAGCAGAACGCGACCGCGCACACCGGTCTGCGCTCCTCGGTGCCGGACACCATGACCGGACTGCACGCCGACGGCAGTATGCCCGACCTGCCACCGGAGGAGCTCGACGAAACCGGACCGCGCCGCCCCGAACAGGTGCGGGTGCGCATGGACAAACTGCGCAAACTCACCGAATCCGGCGTGGACGCCTATCCGGTCGCGTACCCGCCGACCCATACCGTCGCCGCCGCACGCCGATCACCACAGGGCACCACGGTGCGAGTCTGCGGACGGCTGTTGCGGATTCGCGATTACGGCGGTGTCAGCTTCGCCCTGCTGCGCGACTGGTCCGGGGAGATCCAGCTGGTCATCGACCGCGGCCGGGTCGGCGCGGAACGCAGCGCCGACTTCGACGAATTCTTCGATCTCGGCGACCTCATCGAGGTCAGCGGACAGATCGGGCGCAGCCGCAGCGGTGAGCTATCCCTGCTCGCCGCCGACTGGCGCATGATCGGAAAATGCCTGCACCCCCTACCCGACAAGTGGAAGGGCTTGGCCGATCCAGAGGCGCGGGTGCGGCAACGCTACGTCGACATGGCCATCAACACCGATATCCGCGAGGTGATGGCCAAGCGCAGCGCCGTGGTGCGCTCACTGCGAGACACCTTGCACGGCTGGGGATTCCTCGAAGTCGAGACACCGGTGCTGCAGCAGGTGCACGGCGGCGCGAACGCCACCCCGTTCACCACGCATATCAACGCCTACGACCTCGACCTGTACCTGCGCATCGCACCCGAGCTGTACCTCAAGCGACTCTGCGTCGGCGGGATGGAGAAGGTCTTCGAACTCGGTCGCGTCTTCCGCAACGAAGGCGTGGACTACAGTCACAATCCCGAGTTCACCATCCTGGAAGCCTATGAGGCGCACAGTGATTACGAGCGCATGATGCACGCCTGCCGCCAGCTCATCCAGGAGGCCGCGCTCGCGGCCAACGGGAAAATGGTGGCCATGCGGCCCGGACCGGACGGCACCCTCACCGAGGTCGACATCTCCGGCGAATGGCCGGTGAAGACCGTGCACGGTGCGGTCTCGGACAAACTCGGCGAGACCATCAGCCCCGAGACCGATATCGAACGCCTGCGCCTGCTCTGCGATAAGGCCGGGGTGCCGTGGCAATTGGGCTGGGACGCCGGACAACTCGTCCTCGAGATGTACGAGCACCTGGTGGAGTCCAGCACCGAGGAGCCCACCTTCTACATCGACTTCCCCACCTCGGTCTCCCCGCTCACGCGGGCGCACCGGCATATCGCCGGGGTCACCGAACGCTGGGACCTGGTGGCGTGGGGCGTCGAATTGGGTACCGCCTACAGCGAATTGACCGATCCGGTGGAGCAGCGCAAACGCCTCACCGAACAGTCCATGCTGGCCGCGGGCGGCGATCCCGAGGCCATGGAGCTCGACGAGGACTTCCTGCAGGCCCTCGAACACGCCATGCCGCCCACCGGTGGTCTCGGCGTGGGCGTGGACCGCGTGATCATGCTGATCACCGGCCGCAGCATTCGCGAAACCCTGCCCTTCCCGCTCGTGAAACCCCGTACCGGATAA
- a CDS encoding histidine phosphatase family protein — protein MQLILVRHAQPRRVQGHSGPADPDLTEIGVEQAARVPAALANHRIARVVSSPQLRARETARPTAEKLGLDLDILDGLAEYDRDLPAYIPIEDAQQEFRAVYDRIKAGYLPEQIDGEAFVSRVLDSAARIAADSAPTDTVVAFAHGGVINVLLQDVLGLERPLTFPIDYCSITRILYSRTGRRTVATVNENGHVWDLLPRNSAHRG, from the coding sequence ATGCAGTTGATCCTGGTCCGCCATGCCCAACCGCGACGCGTCCAGGGGCACTCCGGTCCGGCGGACCCCGATCTCACCGAGATCGGGGTCGAGCAGGCGGCCCGGGTCCCCGCCGCCCTCGCCAACCATCGCATCGCCCGCGTGGTGAGCAGCCCGCAACTGCGCGCCCGCGAAACCGCCCGGCCCACCGCCGAAAAGCTCGGCCTGGACCTCGATATCCTCGACGGCCTGGCCGAATACGATCGCGACCTGCCCGCGTACATCCCGATCGAGGACGCGCAGCAGGAGTTCCGCGCCGTCTACGACCGCATCAAAGCCGGATACCTGCCCGAACAGATCGACGGCGAAGCCTTCGTGAGCCGGGTGCTCGACAGCGCGGCCCGCATCGCCGCCGACAGCGCACCCACCGATACCGTGGTCGCCTTCGCGCACGGCGGGGTGATCAATGTGCTGCTGCAGGACGTCCTCGGGCTGGAGCGACCGCTCACCTTCCCGATCGACTACTGCTCGATCACCCGAATCCTGTACTCCCGCACCGGCCGCCGCACCGTCGCCACCGTGAACGAGAACGGGCACGTCTGGGATCTGTTGCCACGCAATAGCGCGCACCGCGGCTGA
- a CDS encoding cutinase family protein — translation MTGVALGSGTVTADPGCPVMYTVAIPGTWETGHDKAPGPGMLSQVTNGLPGEVDYVTYAATAFPWEGDVYGASKKEATDNARGLVQAMGARCPGTKINITGYSQGADAAGDLASEIGSGLGVVPPDRIAAVALISDPRRSVTDVQVGPIAPGAGAGGARVGGFGWIADKVRTVCAVGDLYCSTEDTDFVSRFAGFLAQTSDPNPANLWRYQLEVGAIINDLMAQGGIPTLQSQLSEGANEQRAKQFEQFFRTGRHTSYGSYSVGGGQTALSWMHNWLANAA, via the coding sequence ATCACTGGAGTCGCACTGGGCAGCGGCACCGTTACAGCGGATCCCGGATGCCCGGTCATGTACACCGTGGCCATCCCCGGCACCTGGGAAACCGGCCACGACAAGGCGCCCGGCCCGGGCATGCTGTCGCAGGTTACCAACGGGCTACCCGGCGAGGTGGACTACGTGACCTACGCGGCCACCGCCTTCCCCTGGGAGGGTGACGTCTACGGCGCCTCCAAGAAGGAAGCCACCGACAATGCGCGCGGCCTGGTACAGGCCATGGGGGCGCGCTGCCCGGGAACCAAGATCAATATCACCGGCTACAGCCAGGGTGCCGACGCGGCAGGCGATCTCGCCTCCGAGATCGGCTCCGGACTCGGTGTGGTGCCGCCGGATCGCATCGCGGCCGTGGCACTCATCTCCGATCCGCGCCGCTCGGTGACGGACGTCCAGGTCGGCCCGATCGCGCCCGGTGCGGGTGCGGGCGGGGCGCGCGTGGGCGGCTTCGGCTGGATCGCGGACAAGGTGCGCACCGTCTGCGCCGTCGGCGATCTGTACTGCTCCACCGAGGACACCGATTTCGTCAGCCGTTTCGCCGGATTCCTGGCGCAGACGTCCGATCCGAACCCGGCGAACCTGTGGCGCTACCAGCTCGAGGTCGGCGCGATCATCAATGATCTGATGGCGCAGGGTGGTATCCCCACCCTGCAGTCGCAGCTCAGCGAGGGTGCGAACGAACAGCGCGCCAAGCAGTTCGAGCAGTTCTTCCGCACCGGACGGCACACCAGCTACGGCAGCTACTCGGTCGGCGGCGGTCAGACCGCGCTGTCCTGGATGCACAACTGGCTCGCCAACGCCGCTTAA
- a CDS encoding glycoside hydrolase family 5 protein, producing the protein MTRTHFTFRRKALTLLAALTLPLTASPAAAHSSPTLETPTHQVGHPLHATMGQGARIVDDTGRTVLLRGVNVNGLGQYYQEWPDLPATTTLTEDDFERIAALGSNVVRLIISWSALEPARGVIDHGYLDRIAQAIDWARAHDIYVQLDMHQDAWGTAVNTPDGVWCPPLTQPGVGWDGAPAWATALVGSSATCRVSERELSVAVQTSFQNFYLDVNGVQTELVNTWAAVAARFAHDPAVVGYDLLNEPNPGLLVGFDDYVLLGNYYRRAMAAIRSAEQAAGGFRHIMFFEPSVITGGLAFPGPLPLFTSASGSASGSGTGSGLGSATGSASGSASGSAGDENLVYAPHQYNESISPLPGSLASGFADTATAAAGYGTTFFNGEWGFWDSDPAVIADKTRRYAALEDKYLVGGAYWQWRQACGDPHNIQTRGTRPTCTAPDSGLDHDPATAAVIARSYPRAAPGQLTALTSDIGSGAMTLTGTADKSGSTADLWVSQRCANPAVTGSNITQTGRQQVPGGWRITAATTASGDYRIVITCG; encoded by the coding sequence ATGACCAGAACGCATTTCACATTCCGCCGTAAAGCCCTCACACTCCTTGCCGCCCTTACCCTTCCGCTCACCGCGAGCCCCGCCGCGGCACACTCCTCCCCCACCCTCGAAACCCCGACCCACCAGGTCGGACACCCCCTGCACGCCACCATGGGACAGGGCGCCCGGATAGTCGACGACACCGGTCGCACGGTCCTGCTGCGCGGGGTCAATGTGAACGGACTCGGGCAGTACTACCAGGAGTGGCCCGACCTCCCGGCCACCACGACACTGACCGAAGACGACTTCGAACGCATCGCCGCACTGGGCTCGAATGTGGTGCGTCTCATCATTTCCTGGTCCGCGCTCGAACCCGCGCGCGGCGTCATCGACCACGGATACCTCGACCGCATCGCCCAGGCGATCGACTGGGCTCGCGCACACGACATCTACGTCCAACTCGATATGCACCAGGACGCCTGGGGCACCGCCGTGAACACCCCCGACGGCGTCTGGTGCCCGCCGCTCACCCAGCCCGGCGTCGGCTGGGACGGCGCACCGGCCTGGGCCACCGCCCTGGTCGGCAGCTCCGCGACCTGCCGGGTGAGCGAACGCGAACTCTCGGTAGCGGTCCAAACCTCTTTCCAGAACTTCTATCTCGACGTCAACGGCGTCCAGACCGAACTGGTGAACACCTGGGCCGCGGTCGCGGCCCGCTTCGCGCACGATCCGGCCGTCGTCGGCTACGACCTGCTCAATGAACCCAATCCGGGACTGCTGGTCGGCTTCGACGACTACGTCCTGCTCGGCAATTACTACCGCCGCGCCATGGCCGCCATCCGCTCGGCCGAGCAGGCGGCGGGCGGATTCCGGCACATCATGTTCTTCGAACCCTCGGTGATCACAGGCGGATTGGCCTTCCCCGGGCCGCTGCCGCTGTTCACCAGTGCGTCGGGCTCGGCCTCGGGTTCCGGCACCGGATCGGGCCTGGGGTCCGCCACCGGATCCGCGTCCGGATCGGCCTCGGGATCGGCGGGCGATGAGAACCTGGTGTACGCCCCGCACCAGTACAACGAATCCATCAGCCCGCTACCCGGTTCTCTCGCATCGGGTTTCGCGGATACGGCGACCGCCGCGGCCGGTTACGGCACCACCTTCTTCAACGGCGAATGGGGATTCTGGGACAGCGATCCCGCCGTCATCGCCGACAAGACCCGGCGCTACGCCGCACTCGAGGACAAGTACCTGGTCGGCGGCGCCTACTGGCAGTGGCGGCAGGCGTGCGGTGATCCGCACAATATCCAGACCCGTGGCACCCGGCCGACCTGCACCGCACCGGACAGCGGCCTGGATCATGATCCCGCCACCGCCGCCGTCATCGCCCGCTCGTACCCGCGCGCCGCACCGGGCCAACTCACCGCCCTGACCTCCGATATCGGCTCCGGCGCAATGACTCTCACCGGAACCGCGGACAAGAGCGGTAGCACGGCGGACCTGTGGGTGTCACAGCGCTGTGCGAACCCGGCGGTCACCGGAAGCAATATCACCCAGACCGGACGGCAGCAGGTGCCCGGCGGCTGGCGAATCACCGCCGCCACCACCGCATCCGGCGACTACCGCATCGTGATCACCTGCGGCTGA
- a CDS encoding DNA glycosylase AlkZ-like family protein codes for MDEATVRTHIAEGEQLTTEFKRGASGKFNDSDLIETVVCLANGEGGVLLIGVEDNGHITGAAPRHGDHTDGRRIDALIANRTVPIVQTRTSVIPIDGHDVIVVEVPRAARIVGTTTGLYVRRALKVDGTPECVPFPAYEMLAHEIDRGAVDFATLPARDTSMADLDPAEFDRFRRLARISGADPVIADLADIEICRALGVLGPGDVGRLTLGAVLLFGTEQALHRHVPNHEAAFQLFSGLRLEVNAFYRAPLFKLAEELFERVTAWNREEELQFGLLRVSIPNVPPVAVREAIANALVHRDYTAMGPVRIAINEDTFEVTSPGGFPPGVRLENLLSVTQPRSPVLADAFRRAGIVERSGRGISLMFDSLLRLGRDAPDYSGSTERMVRAVIPLGHADIAFARFILEHENKSQRPMRLFDMQVLHELRQHTKLTAAEIANDLYRTPGETRTALSRMVEEGLVEQRGTGRGRAYHLSAAVYRALNQPPAYVRVRGTDPIQQEQMVLQYIESFGAITRGAAAELCMITPQQASTLLRRMTKEGTVVREGDRKAARYIAPPDPATGTSA; via the coding sequence ATGGATGAAGCTACCGTCCGCACCCATATCGCCGAGGGCGAGCAGCTCACCACTGAGTTCAAACGTGGCGCCTCCGGCAAATTCAACGACTCGGACCTGATCGAGACCGTGGTGTGCCTCGCCAACGGCGAGGGTGGCGTGTTGCTGATCGGAGTCGAGGACAATGGCCACATCACCGGTGCCGCACCGCGCCACGGTGACCACACCGACGGCCGCCGCATCGACGCACTCATCGCCAATCGCACGGTACCCATCGTGCAGACCCGTACGTCGGTGATCCCCATCGACGGCCATGATGTCATCGTCGTGGAGGTACCACGGGCCGCGCGCATCGTCGGCACGACGACCGGCCTCTACGTGCGCCGAGCCCTCAAGGTCGATGGCACTCCGGAGTGCGTGCCTTTCCCTGCCTACGAGATGCTCGCCCATGAAATCGACAGGGGCGCGGTTGATTTCGCCACCTTGCCGGCTCGTGACACATCGATGGCGGATCTGGATCCAGCTGAATTCGACCGGTTCCGAAGGCTCGCGCGAATTTCCGGCGCGGACCCGGTCATCGCGGACCTGGCAGATATCGAAATCTGCCGTGCGCTGGGGGTTCTCGGACCCGGCGACGTCGGACGGCTGACGCTGGGGGCGGTGCTGCTGTTCGGCACCGAGCAGGCGCTCCACCGGCATGTCCCGAATCACGAAGCCGCTTTTCAGCTCTTCAGCGGGCTTCGATTGGAGGTGAATGCCTTCTATCGAGCGCCGCTGTTCAAACTCGCGGAAGAACTGTTCGAGCGGGTGACGGCATGGAATCGGGAGGAGGAACTGCAGTTCGGCCTGCTGCGGGTGTCGATCCCGAACGTGCCGCCGGTCGCGGTGCGCGAAGCCATTGCCAATGCGCTGGTACACCGCGACTACACGGCAATGGGTCCGGTCCGGATCGCCATCAACGAGGACACCTTCGAGGTGACCAGCCCAGGCGGTTTCCCGCCTGGTGTAAGGCTCGAAAATCTGCTGTCGGTGACCCAGCCGCGCAGCCCCGTTCTCGCGGACGCCTTCCGTCGCGCCGGAATTGTCGAGCGCAGTGGTCGCGGCATCAGCCTGATGTTCGATTCACTCCTGCGACTCGGACGTGATGCTCCCGACTACAGCGGATCCACCGAGCGAATGGTCCGCGCCGTCATCCCGCTCGGCCATGCCGATATCGCCTTCGCGCGCTTCATCCTCGAGCATGAGAACAAGTCTCAGCGACCCATGCGATTGTTCGATATGCAAGTGCTGCACGAGCTTCGGCAACACACGAAGCTCACTGCCGCGGAGATCGCGAACGATCTGTACCGAACACCGGGCGAGACCCGTACCGCATTGAGCCGAATGGTCGAAGAAGGTTTGGTCGAACAGCGGGGAACCGGGCGCGGCCGGGCCTACCATCTGTCGGCTGCGGTGTATCGAGCACTGAATCAGCCACCCGCCTATGTCAGAGTGCGTGGGACCGACCCGATTCAGCAGGAGCAGATGGTCCTTCAGTACATCGAGTCGTTCGGAGCCATCACCCGTGGTGCGGCCGCCGAACTCTGCATGATCACGCCGCAGCAAGCCAGCACGTTGCTTCGCCGAATGACCAAGGAGGGAACGGTCGTCCGTGAAGGCGACCGAAAGGCGGCACGGTATATCGCCCCGCCCGATCCAGCTACGGGCACCTCCGCCTGA
- a CDS encoding glutamate synthase subunit beta yields the protein MGDAQGFLKHTSRELPKRRPVELRLMDWKEVYEEKFSHETLQKQASRCMDCGIPFCHNGCPLGNLIPEWNDLVYKGSWKESFDRLHATNNFPEFTGRLCPAPCEASCVLGINQDPVTIKQVEVEIIENGFDEGWVTPVYPTRLTGKKVAVVGSGPAGLAAAQQLTRAGHTVTVYERDDRIGGLMRYGIPEFKMEKRFIDRRIAQMEAEGTIFKTGVNVGVDITADQLRERFDAVVLSGGATIARDLPIPGRDLDGIHQAMEFLPLANRVQLGDAITDEDGLPRINAKGKKVIIIGGGDTGADCLGTSHRQGAESVHQFEIMPRPPEERASSTPWPTYPLMYRVASAHEEGGERLFSVNTERFIGTDGKVTGLQAHEVSMVNGRFEKVEGTDFTLEADLVLLSMGFVGPQKHGLLEGLGVGYDQRGNVKRDSDWATTVPGVFVAGDMGRGQSLIVWAIAEGRACASAVDKFLEGETALPSPIRPTDVAQR from the coding sequence TCGGGAACTGCCGAAGCGCCGTCCGGTCGAGCTGCGCCTGATGGACTGGAAAGAGGTCTACGAGGAGAAGTTCTCCCACGAGACCCTCCAGAAGCAGGCCAGCCGCTGTATGGACTGCGGTATCCCCTTCTGCCACAACGGTTGTCCGCTCGGGAATCTGATTCCCGAATGGAATGACCTGGTCTACAAGGGTTCCTGGAAGGAATCGTTCGATCGGCTGCACGCCACGAACAACTTCCCGGAGTTCACCGGCCGCCTCTGCCCCGCGCCCTGTGAGGCGTCCTGTGTCCTGGGCATCAACCAGGATCCGGTGACGATCAAGCAGGTCGAGGTCGAGATCATCGAGAACGGTTTCGACGAGGGCTGGGTCACCCCGGTGTACCCCACCCGTCTGACCGGTAAGAAGGTCGCGGTCGTCGGTTCGGGCCCGGCCGGTCTGGCCGCCGCCCAGCAGCTGACCCGCGCCGGCCACACCGTGACCGTGTACGAGCGCGACGACCGCATCGGCGGCCTGATGCGCTACGGCATCCCGGAATTCAAGATGGAGAAGCGCTTCATCGATCGCCGGATCGCGCAGATGGAGGCCGAGGGCACCATCTTCAAGACCGGTGTGAACGTGGGCGTCGACATCACCGCCGATCAGCTGCGCGAGCGTTTCGACGCCGTGGTGCTCTCCGGTGGTGCGACCATCGCGCGTGATCTGCCCATCCCGGGTCGCGATCTGGACGGCATCCACCAGGCCATGGAGTTCCTGCCGCTGGCCAACCGGGTGCAGCTGGGCGATGCCATCACCGATGAGGACGGCCTGCCGCGTATCAACGCGAAGGGTAAGAAGGTCATCATCATCGGCGGCGGCGACACCGGCGCGGACTGCCTGGGCACCTCGCACCGTCAGGGTGCGGAGTCGGTGCACCAGTTCGAGATCATGCCGCGCCCGCCGGAGGAGCGTGCCTCCTCCACCCCGTGGCCGACCTACCCGCTCATGTACCGGGTCGCCTCGGCGCACGAGGAGGGCGGCGAGCGCCTGTTCTCCGTCAATACCGAGCGTTTCATCGGTACCGACGGCAAGGTCACCGGCCTGCAGGCGCATGAGGTCAGCATGGTGAACGGTCGCTTCGAGAAGGTCGAGGGCACCGACTTCACCCTGGAGGCCGATCTGGTGCTGCTGTCCATGGGCTTCGTCGGACCGCAGAAGCACGGTCTGCTCGAGGGTCTGGGCGTGGGCTACGACCAGCGCGGCAACGTCAAGCGCGATAGCGACTGGGCCACCACGGTTCCGGGCGTCTTCGTCGCGGGCGATATGGGCCGCGGTCAGTCGCTCATCGTGTGGGCCATTGCCGAGGGTCGCGCCTGCGCGTCGGCCGTCGACAAGTTCCTCGAGGGTGAGACGGCGCTGCCGTCCCCGATCCGCCCGACCGATGTCGCACAGCGGTGA